The Salmo salar unplaced genomic scaffold, Ssal_v3.1, whole genome shotgun sequence genome contains the following window.
acatagaaatagaaagactagaactaacatagaaataaacattttacatttacattttagtcatttagcagacgctcttatccatcgtattaaacagcatataaacactctaaataggtcaggagtcAGACATGTAGCCTAATATGAAATGTATTTGTAGTAGAAttaaaatggttattccatcaaacttcaaattattagaatagtacacaacgcagaacagaacaacCAGGTTCAGGGCCaaagcccgcgaacaggaatattccaagttcagacagaagggggagTCAGATCACTTtgatcgccaggaactttacttttggtgtccatttttaattgttgcgctactggtgctgcctgttgatgttaggtGGGCAGttacagtagctgaatgatgttaacatcttcgggttttgtttcattaaatatattttatttcatctgGGTGCTTGCttcacctactaacaccctggtactaTCCGTAGCTGCCGTTCTCCTCAGTCCGAGAAAACACTGAGAAAGGTGTGTCTTGCAGATTACTCCTTTGCAGAAGTCCAtaacgtgaaataaataaaacatcccaaggttaatgctgtagatattgttataagggAATGTGAGACTTTAGAAACATGTAACGTTCAgcgttttattgttgttattaatatagtttacagagtgctaaaagtgctgctgttgctagctagcatgcctttctgtgatgcagacggTTAGCTGAGCTGGTGTGGGCGTTGCATTATGGGAGATGTAGTTTGGTCCTCTAAGGTCTGAATGGGATAGAGGCGATTTCACGTTGTAACTTGTTTGTGCTGCAGTGTTTTTTGTAAATTTGTtgttttattttggtactgtcaacACTATAGGCGCACACGCGCAgccagtttgggttccgtgtaagctcagcatttaaacaacattttgttgtattaaatcGTTGTAGTCTATAAAATTGCACATACATGCTGATtgacttacttagaattaaatacaaattaaatgaaaaatgCCTCATTAGGCTCagtctacagtgcctttgaatttatttttagaaacatgagtttggccagagtctgtagcttcaggctcatgtgattgtgcctggagagcaggccagccgCAGAGAATACGCTCTCAACTCTTGCAGAGCCACTTGGGATGCTAAACACCGTTTGGGCCACTAAtgccaggctgggcagggatgcatagttatttttattttgttctgTAGGTAGGCCTAAAGGATTTTAGTTGAAATATCTCTATGAAAACAGAACGCTCCTTGAAAGACGTAATAGAGTTAACATGCCCTCAATGATGGCCTAATGTATAGATAATAGAAGGAACATTTTTTTGAGATTATTTTTGTTCATAAATAATGTGCTAAAATGacacacttagctagctacccacctcgttcctttctgttAGCATGTACGCGTAGTAAGTACATGCTTTCGGGATACCTGTCTTTtcattctttagttgtggacactacataaccgcactccctctcttgctcttggtcctcatctttgtaagtcaccttgatttttcacctgtgtgttttatcagcaTCTTTATGAAGATATTTAGAATATTagatgacagtagctaaagcaaggtgCTATAGCatcacacaagtagactacaaatgcatgctgggccgggcaCGCCTTGAGCTTGTAAAATGAGTGCTACTGGAGCACTACTGGAGCGAAATTGAAGGGGGCGAGAAAGCCGAAGCCCCAGCCTCTGGGAAACTTGCTCCACGATCCAGTCAAATAGGGCAAGCTCCACTCCTCACTCTGCTCACATACTCTGGCATGGCCACACCCTAAGTGGGACTGACTGTGCAGCTATCTGTATCTCAGTCAGACTTATCGCTTTGGAGCCTATTTGTGCTCTGTTCTAACAAATCTCGCTGCGCATCATGTAGAAATGACCTAGTCTGATCATGCTCTTTTTCAAATGCTTGAAGTTCTGCTTCCAATTGCTCTATGTTGCACTCTGATTTCCTCTGGGAAGTTCATCAGTAGTTTGCTGTGTTGCTATTCGTTTTTCCCCGAGTAAAAGCGCAGCAAGCTTTAGAATGAACATTCTCTTGTATTTTTTCTTATGCTTGTCAAtagactgagtatacaaaacattaagaacaccttctctttccatgacagacagaccaggtgaacccaattattgatgtcacttgttaaatccaatcaaatgtatttatatagcccttcttacatcagctgatatctcaaagtgctgtacagaaacccagcctaaaaccccaaacagcaagcaatgcaggtgtagaagcatggtggctaggaaaaactccctagaaaggccaaaacctaggaagaaacctagagaggaaccaggctatgaggggtggccagtcctcttctggctgtgccgggtggagattataacagcacatggcctagatgttcaaatgttcataaatccacttcaatcagtataaatgaaggggaggtgacaggtttaataaggatttttaagtttTGAGACAATatggacatggattgtgtatgtgtgccattcagagggtgaatgggcaagacaatatttaagtgcctttgaacggggggctagggtcattcTGTTATAtccggtgtaattctcctgtcttttctggtgtcctgtgtgatgttatatatgctccctctaattctctcatctttctctctctctctcccctctcggaggacctgagccctaggaccatgcctcaggaccatCTGGCCTGACGACTCCTGAATGTCCCCGTCCCTAGTCCATCTGGTCGTGCTGCTGACCCCGTTTCTGCTGTTCTGTCTGCGGCCATAGAACCCTGACATGTTCACCAGACCCCCCCGCACCCcctatgtttggtatactcagtgtatattgccaGTACTAAAGAATTTCATCCCTATTCGAATCAAATGTGAGAACATTCTTGCCTTTTTTGATCAAATCATTAATACGAGTCGATTACCATAATTCAAAAATGTAGATTGCTTGCATATTCGCCATCACATAGGCCACATGTTCGTTATATATGTTAATtttacctttttttaactagtcagttaagtCCAAACcgctaaccactagcctacctgctgccccaatagaataatagaatagaataaactcAAATTTAGTCCAAAGTATCTGTAAGATATATCACATCGGGGTCACCATTTACTGTAGTGtcgaattacaggaaattaactttaatatGCACATGTTTCTCTCCGCAGTCAACCCATAATTGTTGGGAACCCGCTTGGTGGGGGGGCCTCCCAACCAAATCTCCCCAAGAGGCTAAAGAGGCTCTGGAGCATCACTTTCATATAAAGTGTTAACAAATGTTCTCGTGTAGAGATGATACACATCCACTGCAAATTAGGTCCGGGACAATACCAGTATCCAAAACACGAAGTGGATAAaagttctttaggaaaacagacgtaatgttggaaacaaatatcattatgttgtcatcctgagtaatatttatttattttccaagctgtatcagacaatattttacatacagcacgTTTTTAAAGGATCAAAGAGTAAGATCTGCTAtgcgttttcatttttgccacagaAAATATATTGCAATACTGGTATTGTCCCGGCCCTAATACAAATTTTCAATCTGTCACTGGCCCAGGCGGTTGTCCCTACGTGCTTCAAGAACGCAACCATTGTGCCAGTGCCGCAGCAGTCGACCGCATCAAGCCCGAATGACCTCCGACCTGTTGCACTCACCCCCAcgatcatgaagtgcttcgaaagacTGGTTTTGGCCTACCTTAAGTCCTGCCTCCCTCCAACACTGGATCCCCACCAGTTTGCCTACCGACCGAACAGGTCTGCAGAGGACGCCATCTTCACAGCTTTACACTCTTCCATGACAAAaccaacacctatgtgagaatgctgttcatagactttagctcagcattcaatacgGTCATTCCCTCTAGGCTGGTCACCAAACTCCATGACCTAGggatcagcccctctctctgtaactggaCTTTGGACTTCCTGACCAACAGACCCCAGTCTGTCAGGTTAGACGACTTCACCACCTCAACCCTGAACCTGAACACTGGTGTGCCGAGCCTCTTCCTGTACTACCTCTTCACCTACGACTGAGTTTCTGTACACGGTATCAACACCATCGTCAAGTTCGCAGACGAAACCacggtggtaggtctgatcagtgACAATGACGagccagcctacagggaggaggtcaagcACCTGGCTGCATGGTGCGCTGACAACAACCTGGCCCTCAATGCAAAGAAAACCAAGGAGCTCATAGTGGATTAACAGGAAGTCTAAAAGCCGCAGCCACGCCCCAGTTCTTATTGATGGCACTGAAGTGGAGCGTGTGCCCAGCTTCAAATTCCTGGGTGTCTACATCTCCGATGACCTCTCCTGGACCCGCAACACCTCAACCCTAGtcaagaaggcgcagcagcgcctgtaCTTTTTGAGGAGGCTGAAGAAGGCCTGCCTGTCTCCCAAGATCCTGGTGAACTTTTACCACTGCACGGTCGAGAGCAATCTGACTAACTGCGCCACAGTGTGGTTTGGCGGGTGCTCCGTGGCTGACCGGAAGGCCCTGCAACGGGTGGTGAAAACCACCCACCACATCACTGGTGCCCAGCTCTCTGCCATCGGAGACCTCCAGCGCATCAGGGACCCTTCACATCCATGCCACAAACAAAAGGTACTGCCTCTCAGGGACCTTGTTGCACTACTCTCTTTGTCCATTTCACAGTACtactggactctgacattgctttgCAAAATCTGATTAAGGACATAATTCAGTTGtacatgtacatgtctacctcgGTAACCTCATTGCTGCTCTCCCTGCATTTCAGTTGCATGCCTCCTTGCACTTTCAATTTGCCTTCATTGCACATTTAGACTTGCCATTTGCCTTCATTGCACATTTATACATCCCACTTAATAACGTACTTAGTTATTTTACTTTTTACTACATTTTCTGCACTCTTTTATTTGCacttctggtcagttactaactgCATTTCGTTGTACTTGTACTTGTTCAATGACAATAAAGTTGAATCTAATCTAATGTGTGGTATACTTAAGCGAGCAGTGACCATTTTGCACCAGAAAGTTCACTACATATCAATTATCTATTGCATTGTCACATCAGGTCCGTTTGGAGTGAATCCTAACCTCCATTCGAGTCAACCTTTCAATGTGAGACAAAGTGAACATTTGTGGAAGTCCGGATCTACCCCTTAGTGAGTGTTAATtgacccctctccctctttacctCAGCCCACCGACCAGCAGGGCATTCATGACACGGGTAGGGGTGCAGCTCTGCACCATGTGACCCAGGGCAAAGTTGGCGGCCTGCCGGATGAAGTTGTTGGCCTCGCTGGCTTTGTGCAGCAGCACGCGTGCCGTCCCCTCCACCTCACTGTCCATGGCCCTCTGGAGCTACCTCATTTATAATGGCAAGGCAGATATCATGGAGTTTAGGCATCAGTATGTCCATGTGGTTCTGAGCCATCACACGGAGAGAGGTCAAGCCCTCGATCTTCTTCTCCCTGCAAGTCAGTGAAAGAAACGTAAGCAATTTCCACAACATTTTCCAAAAACATTATAAAGATGTTCATCAATTAGGACTCTGATCTCTTAATTTCAGAAGTTTCTACGCTCTGTAGCTCAAATCTACATTTCCAAGGACACTACACTGTGCTTCCTTTAGCCTAGCTCCATTGGTCTTGTCTACAGTGAATGCTCACCAGTCATCAGAGGCAGAGTGGAGCAGCTTGAAGGTCTTAGTCAGGGCCTGCTCTGGGTTGGACAGGGGCTGCAATCTGGCCTGGTCCTGACTTTTCTTTATTTGGCCCTTTGGCTCACTGGCTGCCTTCTTGTCTATGGGTTGACAGCAGACATCTATCTCTCTgtgaactgtatgtatgtatttatgcaTTTACTCATTTCCATATCTGTTTGTAGCTTTTAACACTAGAACATCTTAGTTCATTATGATATCATTTTAAATTTAGCACACATTTTTTGGTGCTCACCCTGCTCAGAAGCAGGGTCTAATTCGCCTTGAGCAAAGGTTATCTCACTGTGCAACAGGCAAAGCAAGTGTGGAAAAATGTCTTAGCCCTGGGCTAAAGCCATTTGTGTCCCTTCCCTTCCTACTATCAGTCTACCTAGCTTCATCTCCCTGTCTAATTTAAATTAGTGTGAGTACATGAGAGGGACTGACCTGAGCCGGTGTCAGCCTTTTGCAGGCTAAGGAACCTTGTAGGCCGAGGCAGTTTGCTCCTGGGCTTGGTAGGGGGGGGAGCAGGCCTGGGTGGGCTGTCACGCGACTTTACCGGGGTCCCAACATCCAAGTAGTCACGGAGCTCCGCAGGGGTGTTCATATCCACTGAGCTCAGGCTTCCCAGAGAGCTGGTGGCTATTTCCCCCATGGACATGGCCGAGCCCAAACTTCTCCTGCCCATGGCCTTCACCTCATGTACCACCTTTGGCGTAGACAAGAAAAGAATGCTCCCATCATAGAAATGCATATAGAACTAGTATATACATAAACTAATACACAGAGATCCTGTATTCTAGGATCTATTCTATCATGCCGTCAAAGAGAGTATCCtttctaacctgtacccccgcacactgtaccccctcaactaacctgtacccccgcacactgactcggtaccgataccccctgtatatagcctcgttattgttatgtcattgtgttacttttattattattattattattattgtttacattagtttatttgttaaatattttcctaactcttcttgaactgcactgttggtttcaCAGTATGGTCTACACTTGTGTTTTCACAAATTTTCACATTTACAATAAATTGAAAGTCCATCCTACCTTCCAGGCCTCCTCCTTCAGGTGAGCCTCGAtgtccctcacctcctccatcagGTCAATGGGTCCGTTGTTGTCAGCACAGCCCTGGTCCAACTGGACTTTCAGGGCTTTGACTCCCCGCCTGCCCTTCTTCTTCTTGCCCCTCTTGGAGGGAGCTCCAGTGGGAGGGACGGGAACAGGCCGCACGCTACTGCTGCTGAATGACTTATTTACCTGGATGGACTCCAGAGAGTGAGATCCGGGTCGAACTTGGGCTCCGTCCACCCCCACCACGTTCTTCAGTGGGGCCAGAGCTATGTGTTCAAGCCTTCGTGGCAAAGGCCTCGCTGGAGCTTTCGGCCGCGGAATGCACTGAATAGAGGGGACAAAGTGGTGCGCGAAGGTGCTGCCAACCCCGATGAGAGCAGTCCGGACATAATTCTCATGGATAGCACTTATCTTTCTTTGCTTTCCTTCCATggcctctctctcagctctctgcaTCTGCAGAAGTCTGGCATCACTGATGAAGCCCCGATGGCCCTCTGGGATTGGGTAGCTCTCCTGATAGCCCTGGATCACAATGGTATAGTATGAAATGAATAGCCGAAGTGAAGTAGTCaaaatagtttctacagtgtgtCATATAAAGCTTTTAAGCTAAAGATGTTAtggatgtaggcctactgtatgtctaTGAAACCACAAAATAAACACAGTGatatttttgaaaaacgtttgaaATACTGATGAGCCTTACAAAACTTGAAAACCTGTCCTGGTCATCCTGTTGGATTAAAGCCATGTTTTGCTTCCTCAAGTTTTCGATGACGCTCTTCATCTGAGAGTTCTCCTTCTGGAGTTTGTCAAACTCACTTGATTTTCTTCCTCGATAAGCCATTGATAATAAATGTTAACACTCTCAAAATAAGAACTTAACCTATCTCTGTGAGAGAACTATCATGaaatgctaaatgacttaaatgtaaatgtaaatgtaaatgttgcttGTCAGATGGAACCAGCAATGATATCATAGCAAGGATTCCGTTACattgtgatgtcataatgggGTCTGTTGACAGCACTGAGCACATCAGCACATGGTGAACATTCATGAAAGCTTTTTGATTCCCATATAAAATCATAAATGTGTGATgaatttgtaaatatatatatatatatataaactcagcaaaaaataaacgtccctttttttAGGACACTGTCTTCcacagataattcgtaaaaatccatgtaacttcacagatcttcattgtaaagggtttaaacactgtttcccatgcttgttcaatgaaccataaacaattattgaacatgcacctgtggaacagtcattaagacactaacagcttacagacggtaggcaattaaggtcacagttatgaaaacttaggacaccaaacaggcctttctactgactctgaaaaacaccaaaagaaagatgcccagggtccctgctcatctgcgtgaacgtgccttaggcatgctgcaaggaggcatgaggactgcagatgtggccagggcaataaattgcaatgtccgtactgtgagacgcctaagacagcgcaacagggagacaggacggacagctgatcatactcgcagtggcagaccacgtgtaacaacacctgcacaggatcggtacatgcaaacgtcacacctgcgggacaggtacaggatggcaacaacaactgcccgagttacaccaggaacgcaaaatccctctatcagtgctcagactgtccgcaataggctgtgagaggctggactgagggcttgaaggcctgttgtaaggcaggtcctcaccagacgtcACCGGCAAcagcgtcgcctatgggcacaaacccaccgtcgctggaccagacaagactgccaaaaagtgctcttcattgacgagtcgtgattttgtctcaccaggggtgatggtcagattcacgtttatcgtcgaaggaatgagcgttacaccgaggcctgtactctggagcgggatcaatttggaggtggacggtccgtcgtggtctggggcggtgtgtcacagcatcatatgactgagcttgttgtcattgcaggcagtcTCAACGCTGtgtattacagggaagacatcctcctccctcatgtggtacacttcctgcaggctcatcctgacatgaccctccagcgtgacaatgccaccagccatactgctcgttctgtgcattatttcctacaagacaggaatatcagtgttctgccatggttagcaaagagcccggatctcaatcccattgagcacgtctgggacctgttggatcggagggtgagagctagggccattccccccagaaatgtccgggaacttgcaggtgccttggtggaagagtggggtaacatctcacagcaagaactggcaaatctggtgcagtccatgacgaggagatgcactgcagtacttaatgcagttggtggccacaccagatactgactgttacttttgatcttgaccccccctttgttcagggacacattattccatttccattattccatttctgttagtcacatttctgtggaactggttcagtttatgtctcagttgttgaatcttatgttcatacaaatatttacacgttaagtttgctgaaaataaacgcagttgacaataagaggacgtttcttttttttgctgagtttatatatatatatatatatatatatatataccgtatacagttgaagtcggaagtttacatacaccttagccaaatacatttaaactcagtttttcacaattcctgaaatttaatcctagtaaaaatcccatcttaggttagttaggatcaccactttatgttaagaatgtgaaatgtcagaataatagaagagagattgatttatttcagcttgtatttctttcttcacattcccagtgggtcagaagtgtacatacactcaattagtatttggtagcattgcctttaaattgtttaatttgggtcaaacgtttcgggtagccttccacaagtttcccacaattagtttggtgaattttggcccattcctcctgacagagctggtgtaactgagtcaggtttgtaggcctcgttgctcgctcacgctttttcagttctgccctataggattgaggtcagggctttgtgatggccattccaacaccttgactttgttgcccttaaaccattttgtgtgtgtgttttggagtgtcagtgtagtatgtgtaagtgtatggttagagtccagtgagtgtatatcGAGCCTATGGAAGAGAGTCAGTGCAGAAAATAAGAAcaaatatgaataaaataagggggtcaatgcaaatagtccgggtaaccatttgattaactgttcagcagtgctatggcttaggggtagaagctgttaaggagccttttggcatTCCGGgaccgcttgctgtgcagtagcagagagaacagtctatgacttaggtggctggagcctttgacaatttttaaggccttcctctgacactgcctggtatagagcttgaagaatattgaaacgaataatgggcaaatgttgcacaatccaggtgtggaaagctcttagagactttacccagaaagactcacagctgtaatctctgccaaaggtgcttgtacaaagtattgactcaagggtgtgaatacttatgtaaattagatatttcagtattaaatgttcaatacatttgcaaacatttcttaatatatgttttcactttttcattatggtgTACTGTGTGTAGCTGGGTGAgagaaaaacatatttaatcaattttgaattcagactgtaacacaacgaaatgtggaataagtcaaggtgtatgaatactttctgaaggcactgtagacaaGGATGGCCTTCATTCCATTTCAACTCAATTAACTCTGAAAATGTAGTCAAATGCAGTTCATGAGTTCACTCAGTTCAGGAAACAACAATATCATTGAATTGGATTTTCTACGTTTTCAAATGTCCAATTGCTACATTTGCTGAGCTGAGCCAGACTGGAATGGAATCAGAGTTTTGCAGGCagatcacccgtgatacaagtcagtattcgacatccATCCATGGCTGAGGATGTCAGGAtatgacgtggaaaccggccaccaggggcaacagtgagcgctgttacctttaaGTAAGTTTTGTTTTTTCTAGGACATTGTGGATGTggataagcatctgcctctgactcCAAAGGTTTCATGGTTGAATCCAGCGATAGAGTGTCAATTTTGATAGTTTTGTtataagcctatcccaaaccttaaccatttggagttaatgcctaaccttaagatttctgagttaatgcctaaacttaaccctaaccttaaaatccGGAGTTAATCCCTAaatttaaccttaaacactttgagatttaacgtttggaacaactttgaaatttgacgtttgagaaacatggatgaacgtctaactcTGATGTGAGACTGAGACCTTGCAGAAATGTTGACACTTGCTGATAGATTTGTGGATCCAGGATCACATGTTGGGATGTGGCTCCCTCTAGTGGTACTTTTCCATATAgacttacccacactccagggtTTCGACCAGGGTTTTATGTTAATGTCAGCTCTAAAGACTTATGGTGACGGCATCAACAATCTTTGCATCATTCAAGTCtgttgctttgtgagaaggtgttaaagttcacagatagccattgttatgtaaaaAACAGCTGAAAAGAACACAGAGCATTGCCTTGGCCCCAAATGAGAGCAGGAGATCCATGGGTAAAATACTGGGGTAAATCCTGTATGTAAATGCACCATTAGAAGCTGGATGTAGAAACCAATGGTATAAACTCTGGGTGGTCGTGGTTGTGAGGCACCATCTTTTACTTGAGCATTATTTAGGTCACTGTAAACAAGGGCAACAAAGCCCAAATCCTGTGATAAtcaaacaaaacagaaaatacaaCAACCACTGTTGTaatgtgtggcggaaagaagcatACATTATTTTTGTCCCCACTAGTGACTACCCTTTTCCACTTGTGCTCTAACTagctatccccctttccctttctttaAATATTCTCAtgaatggatttcacatgaattcTTGGTTATTCCCATCTATGCAAATGGTATGTCTGGCATCTAGTGGTGTTTTGCAGTATGACTGGAGTCCTGTCTAtctctaacatgctgaccagaccagttgcaaaataaatgaacacatacatgttattcaatcattgcacgtGCGCAAGCATCTGCTTAgccaggtgctaaaatagaacttggttctatttgtgacactgGATGCGCTTCAAGTCCTGTAtcttccatctcctcatttgtttttaggagcatatatcaaatcaaatttcaaatcaaatttatttataaagcccttcttacatcagctgatatctcaaagcgctgtacagaaacccagcctaaaaccccaaacagcaagcaatgcaggtgtagaagcacggtggctaggaacaactccct
Protein-coding sequences here:
- the LOC106591722 gene encoding TOG array regulator of axonemal microtubules protein 2-like is translated as MAYRGRKSSEFDKLQKENSQMKSVIENLRKQNMALIQQDDQDRFSSFGYQESYPIPEGHRGFISDARLLQMQRAEREAMEGKQRKISAIHENYVRTALIGVGSTFAHHFVPSIQCIPRPKAPARPLPRRLEHIALAPLKNVVGVDGAQVRPGSHSLESIQVNKSFSSSSVRPVPVPPTGAPSKRGKKKKGRRGVKALKVQLDQGCADNNGPIDLMEEVRDIEAHLKEEAWKVVHEVKAMGRRSLGSAMSMGEIATSSLGSLSSVDMNTPAELRDYLDVGTPVKSRDSPPRPAPPPTKPRSKLPRPTRFLSLQKADTGSDKKAASEPKGQIKKSQDQARLQPLSNPEQALTKTFKLLHSASDDWEKKIEGLTSLRVMAQNHMDILMPKLHDICLAIINEVAPEGHGQ